The nucleotide window GATCCATCTCGGGCATCACCATATCATTCCTTCGGCCGGGCGGACGGCATCGCTGCGCGTCGCGCCTCTCTCTGCATCACCTGTTCGTCGCACGCGTGTCTTCCTCGATCGACGCTGAACTGTCCGACAAGTGGCGACGTGGCCCCGGCATCTTCGTGGTCATCGACGCCCGTGGTCCCGCCGGCGATCGCATTCACGCGATCCAGCGCGCATACGACCCCAAGCTGGCCAACTACCTCCCGCCGCACCTCACGCTCGCCGGATCGTCCGGCGTGGGGCCGATCGATCCCAAGACGTCGCGCGAGCGGCTGCGCGAGGTGCTGGGCGAGATCGCGGCCAGCACGGCGCCGATGACGCTCGCGTTCAAGGCGCCGATCCGCTTCATGCAGTCGGACATCATCGTCCTGCCGCTCGAT belongs to Gemmatimonadota bacterium and includes:
- a CDS encoding 2'-5' RNA ligase family protein; amino-acid sequence: MSSSIDAELSDKWRRGPGIFVVIDARGPAGDRIHAIQRAYDPKLANYLPPHLTLAGSSGVGPIDPKTSRERLREVLGEIAASTAPMTLAFKAPIRFMQSDIIVLPLDHHGPLRDLYERIATSGLAFQPARFSFTPHVTLSFFRTLTPLQRRELLAVRLEEPLVVDHIRCSLTDEPLPPRALFELPLTGDR